A window of Lolium perenne isolate Kyuss_39 unplaced genomic scaffold, Kyuss_2.0 unplaced29, whole genome shotgun sequence contains these coding sequences:
- the LOC127330304 gene encoding uncharacterized protein — protein sequence MDEYNEEHHLPEDRAHQVKEVVCIEAIFEGDVFKWYTHMNFTTTAKGVDDGITTNLFFTEVISTKGELEELVPSCLRMLEPSDNGTCHGCENNGSGEHMKHPKDASEYTGGHVRDTCFLPAPGLPPMEYPVGDEDELHRAEEARLRAELTAYEDASFFEKFKGPHPGPFLVREPLVETEEMRQLWLALEGP from the exons ATGGATGAGTATAATGAGGAGCACCATCTTCCGGAG GATCGTGCACATCAAGTCAAAGAAGTTGTGTGCATCGAAGCAATTTTTGAGGGTGATGTGTTTAAGTGGTACACTCATATGAATTTCACTACAACGGCTAAAGGAGTCGACGATGGCATCACCACCAATCTATTTTTTACTGAAGTCATATCTACGAAAGGAGAACTTGAGGAATTGGTTCCCAGCTGTTTACGAATGCTTGAGCCTTCTGATAATG GTACGTGCCATGGTTGTGAAAATAATGGAAGTGGCGAGCATATGAAGCACCCCAAGGATGCTTCTGAGTACACGGGTGgtcatgtgagggacacatgttttttgCCGGCACCTGGATTGCCCCCCATGGAATACCCTGTAGGCGACGAGGATGAA CTGCATCGCGCTGAGGAGGCTAGGTTAAGAGCCGAGCTCACG GCCTATGAGGATGCAAGCTTTTTTGAAAAGTTCAAGGGCCCCCATCCGGGCCCCTTTCTGGTCAGAGAACCTCTTGTTGAAACCGAAGAAATGCGGCAGCTGTGGTTGGCTTTAGAGGGGCCCTGA
- the LOC127334118 gene encoding sister chromatid cohesion protein SCC2 isoform X2: MMYEFPSLFLSWSIIPENDRRVRWLARVGGYPATRVRISSDAGPLVGQEYLNQGRQKHSEHLAPNLNKARKEHALPPDFINSHREDHRNEVTPDSVASRKPKVRKKEIDNSTSSSGPSIPNSQEVIANFRELVEDFCGKAEIPDNADGDDWLSVPLTDVKVLVNEITYVRSKQMLHETPMDTLMSLLHVIDRQIRCSQGLSIDVKENADAIDAEHLVFSALESIHAALAIMTNRDMPKQLYREELIERIIDFSRHQIMDCMAASNPTFRALYKPAGNVTNDGDEDEEDMENGPASKKRRTASNLSARKSSANKVSPPIKSAVQKLCLILGFLKELLITVRLSDSCIMQLVKTCFTTFLVENMQLLQLKAISVICTVFSSYTQHRSYLVDETLQLVRKLQFSKNAIRTYHLADEEQKQIQMITALLIHLVQFSANVPDSLKGPVNWSTIIDASVDASYPISCHEAATEACCLFWTNVLQRFTAAKTQDMSEAKGIIENLVQDLLTVLNLPEYPAAASILEVLCVLLLQNAGLQSKDTSARCFAIDLLGGIASRLKRDSVICSKEKLWILQELTDTDNDSSKILKNKCCVCLGGRGINMACDTCGRCFHADCMGACSQENLQPDSVCLLCFCKQQLSVLQSYYELQNKEKSKRTSTSHKKKSATPDEVTVVDTVQQILLNYLQEAGPQDDGNLFSRWFYLCMWYKEDQHSQEKIIYYLSRLKSKEILRDSGTGSVLSRDWAKKVCLALGQKNSFSRGFDKILSLLLASLRENSPVIRAKALRAVSSIVEADPEVLGDKRVQSAVEGRFCDSAISVREAALELVGRHIASHPDVGLKYIEKVAERIKDTGVSVRKRAIKIIRDLCASNPNADTTNAFVEIISRVNDDESSVQDLVCKTFYELWFDEPSGSDKHLVADGSSVPMEIAKKTEQIVDMLRKMPSHQPLVTIIKRSLTLDFLPPSSKATGISSSMMASLRKRCELICKRLLERILQVEEGADNETKIRTLPYVLVLQAFCIVDPTLCTPVTDPSQFVVTLQPYLKNQADSKSTARLLESIIFVIDAVIPLIRKPPQTVVEELEQDLKQMIVRHSFLTVVHACIKCLSALSNAAGRGPRLLEYLVNIFYKHLSSSSSDSQLLGRSLFCLGLLLRYGYKLMVASENQLDFPKILDLLKRRYLYKEDFSLKVRALQTLGYILIAKPEFMLQTDILNLIEASLSSGVDYRMKIQGLQNLYEYLRDAESQLTADSTGKPNVPYATNGGSEVPVAAGAGDTNICGGIIQLYWNSILERSLDTNDQVRQAALKIVEIVLRQGLVHPITCVPHLIALETDPVEGNSKLAHHLLMNMNEKYPSFFESRLGDGLQMSFRFFEAIVSNHNMVATNMKANPIAFVKPGISRIYRLIRANRNSRNKFVHSIVRKFVSDNRSYPTIGFLVYCVEVLASLPFTSPDEPLYLVYDINRLIQIRAGAIESNLKNWTTMDQQQDVVGIPRYIGDVMHEPGHTGDVMHEPGDTGDVMHEPVGNSDQNLADIPQTMLNNSCSTSDVDMVKLQEDCHNAIALQLLLKLKRHLKIVYSLTDARCQAFSLKDQPKSVEVISKQNIPLNINNTNTSLPSSLQDAARVYQDFKTLLREDSMDYVMYTAETVQKKRPTPRSASKVRRPVAPVAVRRGRGGRGRGGDDDDDTDDDDWTGGPRVLEFGAQAVTGGRVTRQRVQV, encoded by the exons ATGATGTACGAATTTCCAAGTCTCTTCTTATCCTGGTCTATTATACCGGAGAATGACCGGAGGGTCAGATGGTTAGCTCGAGTTGGTGGCTACCCCGCAACCCGGGTTCGAATCTCATCAGATGCGG GTCCCCTTGTTGGTCAGGAATATCTAAATCAAGGACGCCAGAAGCATTCTGAGCATCTTGCACCTAACCTGAACAAAGCACGGAAGGAGCATGCACTTCCTCCAGATTTCATCAATTCACACCGAGAGGATCATCGT AATGAAGTAACACCAGATTCCGTTGCTTCAAGGAAACCAAAAGTAAGGAAGAAGGAAATCGATAATTCTACTTCGAGTTCTGGCCCGAGCATTCCTAATAGTCAAG AAGTCATTGCCAACTTCCGTGAGCTGGTGGAGGACTTCTGTGGGAAAGCAGAAATCCCTGATAATGCAGATGGTGATGATTGGTTATCAGTTCCACTGACTGATGTTAAGGTTCTTGTAAATGAGATTACATATGTTCGATCAAAGCAGATGTTGCATGAGACTCCTATGGATACACTTATGAGTCTATTGCATGTGATAGACCGTCAGATCCGGTGTTCTCAAGGATTATCGATAGACGTGAAAGAAAAT GCTGATGCCATAGATGCTGAACACTTGGTTTTTTCTGCTCTGGAGTCCATTCATGCTGCGTTAGCAATCATGACCAACCGTGATATGCCAAAGCAGCTTTATCGAGAAGAG CTTATTGAACGAATTATTGATTTCTCAAGACATCAGATAATGGATTGTATGGCTGCAAGTAACCCAACCTTCCGAGCTCTCTACAAGCCAGCTGGAAATGTCACAAATGATG gagatgaagatgaagaagacaTGGAAAATGGACCAGCTAGCAAAAAGAGGCGTACTGCCTCTAATTTAAGTGCGAGGAAATCTTCTGCAAACAA AGTTTCTCCACCTATAAAGTCTGCTGTGCAGAAACTATGCTTGATATTGGGCTTTCTTAAAGAACTACTCATAACAGTGCGGTTATCAGATAGTTGTATCATGCAGTTAGTAAAAACCTGCTTTACTACATTCTTGGTGGAGAATATGCAGCTTTTACAATTGAAGGCGATCAGTGTTATTTGCACG GTTTTTTCATCATATACGCAACACAGGAGTTACCTGGTTGATGAAACACTTCAGCTGGTCCGTAAGTTGCAGTTCTCGAAAAATGCTATCAGAACTTACCATCTAGCTGATGAGGAACAAAAGCAAATCCAGATGATAACAGCCCTGCTAATTCACTTGGTTCAGTTCAGTGCAAATGTGCCTGATAGCTTAAAGGGACCTGTAAATTGGAGCACAATCATTGATGCCTCGGTTGATGCTAGTTATCCAATTAGCTGCCATGAAGCTGCAACGGAGGCTTGTTGCCTTTTCTGGACCAATGTGCTTCAACGTTTTACTGCTGCTAAAACTCAAGATATGTCAGAGGCCAAAGGGATTATAGAAAATCTTGTGCAGGATTTGCTAACAGTACTAAACTTGCCTGAATATCCAGCTGCTGCCTCTATACTCGAG GTTCTCTGTGTGTTGCTGCTTCAAAATGCTGGATTGCAATCAAAGGACACCTCTGCTCGCTGCTTTGCTATAGATCTTCTTGGTGGTATTGCATCAAGATTGAAGCGTGATTCTGTTATCTGTAGCAAGGAGAAGCTTTGGATATTGCAAGAACTTACTGATACAGACAATGATAGCtcaaaaattctgaaaaataaaTGTTGTGTTTGTCTTGGTGGAAGAGGTATAAATATGGCATGTGACACATGTGGGAGATGTTTCCATGCAGATTGTATGGGGGCTTGTAGTCAGGAAAACTTACAGCCCGATTCTGTCTGCCTCTTATGCTTCTGCAAGCAACAGCTCAGTGTGTTACAGTCGTACTATGAGCTTCAAAAtaaagaaaaaagcaaaagaacatCTACCTCACATAAGAAAAAATCTGCTACACCTGATGAGGTGACAGTGGTAGATACTGTTCAACAGATACTTTTGAATTATCTCCAGGAAGCTGGGCCGCAAGATGATGGGAACCTGTTTTCTCGATG GTTCTATCTCTGCATGTGGTACAAAGAAGACCAACATTCTCAGGAGAAGATTATCTATTATCTTTCCAGGTTGAAATCTAAGGAGATTCTGCGAGATTCTGGCACTGGCTCAGTACTATCTAGAGACTGGGCTAAGAAAGTTTGCTTGGCACTTGGCCAGAAGAACTCATTTTCTCGGGGATTCGATAAAATTCTTTCCCTCCTTTTG GCTAGCTTGAGAGAAAATTCTCCGGTAATAAGAGCAAAGGCCTTACGAGCG GTCAGCAGTATTGTTGAAGCTGATCCTGAGGTATTGGGTGACAAGCGTGTCCAATCTGCTGTTGAAGGAAGGTTTTGTGACTCCGCTATTTCTGTTCGTGAAGCTGCACTCGAGCTTGTTGGAAGGCATATTGCTTCACACCCTGATGTGGGCTTGAAG TATATTGAAAAAGTCGCTGAACGGATAAAGGACACTGGAGTAAGTGTTCGCAAACGTGCAATCAAAATTATCCGTGATCTCTGTGCTTCAAATCCCAATGCAGATACAACTAATGCCTTTGTGGAGATTATTTCGCGTGTTAATGATGATGAATCAAGTGTACAG GatcttgtatgcaaaacattttatGAGCTATGGTTTGATGAACCTTCTGGGAGTGATAAACACTTGGTTGCTGATGGTAGTTCAGTTCCTATGGAGATCGCAAAAAAGACTGAGCAAATTGTTGACATGTTGAGAAAGATGCCAAGTCATCAACCCCTCGTTACCATTATAAAACGCAGTTTGACACTTGATTTCCTCCCACCGTCAAGTAAGGCCACGGGCATTAGCTCATCCATGATGGCCTCACTTCGTAAGCGTTGTGAATTGATATGCAAACGCTTATTAGAAAGGATATTGCAG GTTGAGGAGGGAGCTGATAATGAGACAAAAATCCGCACGCTTCCTTATGTTCTTGTTTTGCAAGCATTTTGTATTGTGGATCCTACGCTCTGCACTCCAGTAACCGACCCTTCTCAGTTTGTGGTGACACTTCAACCATACCTTAAGAATCAG GCTGACAGTAAATCAACTGCCCGGTTACTTGaaagtataatttttgtgattgATGCTGTTATTCCACTCATTCGAAAGCCACCACAAACTGTGGTAGAAGAACTTGAGCAGGACCTGAAGCAGATGATAGTTCGCCACTCTTTTTTGACGGTTGTACATGCCTGTATCAA ATGTCTTTCTGCCCTTAGCAACGCAGCAGGCAGAGGCCCGAGGTTGTTGGAGTACCTTGTTAACATTTTCTACAAGCATCTGTCTAGTTCTAGCTCTGATAGTCAG CTGCTGGGTCGATCATTGTTTTGTCTTGGCCTGCTCCTTAGATATGGTTATAAGCTGATGGTGGCATCAGAGAACCAACTTGATTTCCCAAAGATTCTTGATTTGCTTAAAAGAAGATATCTTTACAAGGAAGATTTCAGCTTAAAGGTTCGAGCTTTGCAG ACTTTGGGATACATACTTATTGCAAAGCCTGAATTTATGCTACAGACAGATATTTTGAATCTAATAGAGGCATCATTATCTTCTGGTGTCGACTATAGGATGAAG ATTCAAGGATTGCAAAACCTTTATGAGTATCTCCGTGACGCGGAAAGCCAACTCACAGCTGATAGTACTGGCAAGCCTAATGTACCCTATGCAACTAATGGTGGAAGTGAAGTGCCTGTTGCTGCTGGTGCGGGAGACACCAATATATGCGGTGGTATTATCCAGCTGTATTGGAATTCTATTCTTGAAAGGTCCCTGGATACAAACGATCAAGTTCGACAGGCTGCACTAAAG ATTGTTGAAATTGTTCTTCGCCAGGGTTTAGTTCACCCCATTACTTGTGTTCCACACCTTATAGCACTTGAAACTGACCCGGTGGAGGGGAACTCAAAATTAGCTCATCATCTGCTGATGAATATGAATGAAAA GTATCCTTCATTTTTTGAAAGCCGCCTAGGTGATGGCTTGCAAATGTCATTTAGGTTTTTCGAGGCCATAGTCAGCAACCATAACATGGTGGCAACCAACATGAAAGCAAATCCAATTGCATTTGTTAAACCTGGCATATCTAGAATATACCGTCTTATCCGTGCAAATAGAAATTCTAGAAACAAATTTGTACACTCAATAGTGCGCAAATTTGTATCAGACAACCGGAGTTACCCCACAATCGgctttcttgt ATACTGCGTTGAAGTTCTTGCGTCACTCCCCTTCACATCTCCTGACGAACCGCTTTACCTGGTCTATGATATAAATCGACTTATTCAAATTAGAGCTGGAGCAATCGAGTCTAATTTGAAGAATTGGACTACCATGGATCAGCAGCAAGATGTGGTGGGTATCCCAAGATACATTGGTGATGTTATGCATGAGCCTGGCCACACTGGTGATGTTATGCATGAGCCTGGGGACACTGGTGATGTTATGCATGAGCCTGTGGGCAACTCTGACCAGAACCTGGCAGATATTCCTCAAACGATGCTTAACAATTCGTGCAGCACGTCAGATGTGGACATGGTCAAACTTCAG GAAGATTGCCATAATGCGATAGCTCTCCAGCTCCTTCTCAAACTGAAGAGACATTTGAAAATTGTCTACAGTTTAACTGATGCTCGCTGTCAG GCATTTTCTCTGAAGGATCAACCAAAATCTGTTGAAGTAATCTCCAAGCAGAATATCCCACTTAACattaacaacaccaacaccagttTGCCGAGCTCCCTCCAGGATGCAGCGCGTGTATACCAG GATTTCAAGACATTGCTGCGAGAAGATTCCATGGACTATGTAATGTATACTGCGGAGACGGTCCAGAAGAAGCGGCCAACTCCAAGAAGTGCGTCAAAAGTTAGGAGGCCGGTGGCTCCTGTGGCTGTTAGAAGAGGCCgtggtggtcgtggtcgtggtggtGACGACGATGACGACACTGACGATGATGACTGGACTGGTGGGCCGAGGGTGCTAGAGTTTGGCGCTCAGGCAGTGACAGGTGGCCGAGTAACGAGGCAAAGGGTCCAAGTATGA
- the LOC127334118 gene encoding sister chromatid cohesion protein SCC2 isoform X1 — protein MDPPPGAGAGAGDGRPGFERACRLPNTVHSEIAATLPLPTLPAAPSHDRDEPLAEPDRPDMIMQAAAIARVLANTDISHLGFTEADHAEADPRDCSLLWREVLKHNPDAFKFKPRAPPPPSQGPLVGQEYLNQGRQKHSEHLAPNLNKARKEHALPPDFINSHREDHRNEVTPDSVASRKPKVRKKEIDNSTSSSGPSIPNSQEVIANFRELVEDFCGKAEIPDNADGDDWLSVPLTDVKVLVNEITYVRSKQMLHETPMDTLMSLLHVIDRQIRCSQGLSIDVKENADAIDAEHLVFSALESIHAALAIMTNRDMPKQLYREELIERIIDFSRHQIMDCMAASNPTFRALYKPAGNVTNDGDEDEEDMENGPASKKRRTASNLSARKSSANKVSPPIKSAVQKLCLILGFLKELLITVRLSDSCIMQLVKTCFTTFLVENMQLLQLKAISVICTVFSSYTQHRSYLVDETLQLVRKLQFSKNAIRTYHLADEEQKQIQMITALLIHLVQFSANVPDSLKGPVNWSTIIDASVDASYPISCHEAATEACCLFWTNVLQRFTAAKTQDMSEAKGIIENLVQDLLTVLNLPEYPAAASILEVLCVLLLQNAGLQSKDTSARCFAIDLLGGIASRLKRDSVICSKEKLWILQELTDTDNDSSKILKNKCCVCLGGRGINMACDTCGRCFHADCMGACSQENLQPDSVCLLCFCKQQLSVLQSYYELQNKEKSKRTSTSHKKKSATPDEVTVVDTVQQILLNYLQEAGPQDDGNLFSRWFYLCMWYKEDQHSQEKIIYYLSRLKSKEILRDSGTGSVLSRDWAKKVCLALGQKNSFSRGFDKILSLLLASLRENSPVIRAKALRAVSSIVEADPEVLGDKRVQSAVEGRFCDSAISVREAALELVGRHIASHPDVGLKYIEKVAERIKDTGVSVRKRAIKIIRDLCASNPNADTTNAFVEIISRVNDDESSVQDLVCKTFYELWFDEPSGSDKHLVADGSSVPMEIAKKTEQIVDMLRKMPSHQPLVTIIKRSLTLDFLPPSSKATGISSSMMASLRKRCELICKRLLERILQVEEGADNETKIRTLPYVLVLQAFCIVDPTLCTPVTDPSQFVVTLQPYLKNQADSKSTARLLESIIFVIDAVIPLIRKPPQTVVEELEQDLKQMIVRHSFLTVVHACIKCLSALSNAAGRGPRLLEYLVNIFYKHLSSSSSDSQLLGRSLFCLGLLLRYGYKLMVASENQLDFPKILDLLKRRYLYKEDFSLKVRALQTLGYILIAKPEFMLQTDILNLIEASLSSGVDYRMKIQGLQNLYEYLRDAESQLTADSTGKPNVPYATNGGSEVPVAAGAGDTNICGGIIQLYWNSILERSLDTNDQVRQAALKIVEIVLRQGLVHPITCVPHLIALETDPVEGNSKLAHHLLMNMNEKYPSFFESRLGDGLQMSFRFFEAIVSNHNMVATNMKANPIAFVKPGISRIYRLIRANRNSRNKFVHSIVRKFVSDNRSYPTIGFLVYCVEVLASLPFTSPDEPLYLVYDINRLIQIRAGAIESNLKNWTTMDQQQDVVGIPRYIGDVMHEPGHTGDVMHEPGDTGDVMHEPVGNSDQNLADIPQTMLNNSCSTSDVDMVKLQEDCHNAIALQLLLKLKRHLKIVYSLTDARCQAFSLKDQPKSVEVISKQNIPLNINNTNTSLPSSLQDAARVYQDFKTLLREDSMDYVMYTAETVQKKRPTPRSASKVRRPVAPVAVRRGRGGRGRGGDDDDDTDDDDWTGGPRVLEFGAQAVTGGRVTRQRVQV, from the exons GTCCCCTTGTTGGTCAGGAATATCTAAATCAAGGACGCCAGAAGCATTCTGAGCATCTTGCACCTAACCTGAACAAAGCACGGAAGGAGCATGCACTTCCTCCAGATTTCATCAATTCACACCGAGAGGATCATCGT AATGAAGTAACACCAGATTCCGTTGCTTCAAGGAAACCAAAAGTAAGGAAGAAGGAAATCGATAATTCTACTTCGAGTTCTGGCCCGAGCATTCCTAATAGTCAAG AAGTCATTGCCAACTTCCGTGAGCTGGTGGAGGACTTCTGTGGGAAAGCAGAAATCCCTGATAATGCAGATGGTGATGATTGGTTATCAGTTCCACTGACTGATGTTAAGGTTCTTGTAAATGAGATTACATATGTTCGATCAAAGCAGATGTTGCATGAGACTCCTATGGATACACTTATGAGTCTATTGCATGTGATAGACCGTCAGATCCGGTGTTCTCAAGGATTATCGATAGACGTGAAAGAAAAT GCTGATGCCATAGATGCTGAACACTTGGTTTTTTCTGCTCTGGAGTCCATTCATGCTGCGTTAGCAATCATGACCAACCGTGATATGCCAAAGCAGCTTTATCGAGAAGAG CTTATTGAACGAATTATTGATTTCTCAAGACATCAGATAATGGATTGTATGGCTGCAAGTAACCCAACCTTCCGAGCTCTCTACAAGCCAGCTGGAAATGTCACAAATGATG gagatgaagatgaagaagacaTGGAAAATGGACCAGCTAGCAAAAAGAGGCGTACTGCCTCTAATTTAAGTGCGAGGAAATCTTCTGCAAACAA AGTTTCTCCACCTATAAAGTCTGCTGTGCAGAAACTATGCTTGATATTGGGCTTTCTTAAAGAACTACTCATAACAGTGCGGTTATCAGATAGTTGTATCATGCAGTTAGTAAAAACCTGCTTTACTACATTCTTGGTGGAGAATATGCAGCTTTTACAATTGAAGGCGATCAGTGTTATTTGCACG GTTTTTTCATCATATACGCAACACAGGAGTTACCTGGTTGATGAAACACTTCAGCTGGTCCGTAAGTTGCAGTTCTCGAAAAATGCTATCAGAACTTACCATCTAGCTGATGAGGAACAAAAGCAAATCCAGATGATAACAGCCCTGCTAATTCACTTGGTTCAGTTCAGTGCAAATGTGCCTGATAGCTTAAAGGGACCTGTAAATTGGAGCACAATCATTGATGCCTCGGTTGATGCTAGTTATCCAATTAGCTGCCATGAAGCTGCAACGGAGGCTTGTTGCCTTTTCTGGACCAATGTGCTTCAACGTTTTACTGCTGCTAAAACTCAAGATATGTCAGAGGCCAAAGGGATTATAGAAAATCTTGTGCAGGATTTGCTAACAGTACTAAACTTGCCTGAATATCCAGCTGCTGCCTCTATACTCGAG GTTCTCTGTGTGTTGCTGCTTCAAAATGCTGGATTGCAATCAAAGGACACCTCTGCTCGCTGCTTTGCTATAGATCTTCTTGGTGGTATTGCATCAAGATTGAAGCGTGATTCTGTTATCTGTAGCAAGGAGAAGCTTTGGATATTGCAAGAACTTACTGATACAGACAATGATAGCtcaaaaattctgaaaaataaaTGTTGTGTTTGTCTTGGTGGAAGAGGTATAAATATGGCATGTGACACATGTGGGAGATGTTTCCATGCAGATTGTATGGGGGCTTGTAGTCAGGAAAACTTACAGCCCGATTCTGTCTGCCTCTTATGCTTCTGCAAGCAACAGCTCAGTGTGTTACAGTCGTACTATGAGCTTCAAAAtaaagaaaaaagcaaaagaacatCTACCTCACATAAGAAAAAATCTGCTACACCTGATGAGGTGACAGTGGTAGATACTGTTCAACAGATACTTTTGAATTATCTCCAGGAAGCTGGGCCGCAAGATGATGGGAACCTGTTTTCTCGATG GTTCTATCTCTGCATGTGGTACAAAGAAGACCAACATTCTCAGGAGAAGATTATCTATTATCTTTCCAGGTTGAAATCTAAGGAGATTCTGCGAGATTCTGGCACTGGCTCAGTACTATCTAGAGACTGGGCTAAGAAAGTTTGCTTGGCACTTGGCCAGAAGAACTCATTTTCTCGGGGATTCGATAAAATTCTTTCCCTCCTTTTG GCTAGCTTGAGAGAAAATTCTCCGGTAATAAGAGCAAAGGCCTTACGAGCG GTCAGCAGTATTGTTGAAGCTGATCCTGAGGTATTGGGTGACAAGCGTGTCCAATCTGCTGTTGAAGGAAGGTTTTGTGACTCCGCTATTTCTGTTCGTGAAGCTGCACTCGAGCTTGTTGGAAGGCATATTGCTTCACACCCTGATGTGGGCTTGAAG TATATTGAAAAAGTCGCTGAACGGATAAAGGACACTGGAGTAAGTGTTCGCAAACGTGCAATCAAAATTATCCGTGATCTCTGTGCTTCAAATCCCAATGCAGATACAACTAATGCCTTTGTGGAGATTATTTCGCGTGTTAATGATGATGAATCAAGTGTACAG GatcttgtatgcaaaacattttatGAGCTATGGTTTGATGAACCTTCTGGGAGTGATAAACACTTGGTTGCTGATGGTAGTTCAGTTCCTATGGAGATCGCAAAAAAGACTGAGCAAATTGTTGACATGTTGAGAAAGATGCCAAGTCATCAACCCCTCGTTACCATTATAAAACGCAGTTTGACACTTGATTTCCTCCCACCGTCAAGTAAGGCCACGGGCATTAGCTCATCCATGATGGCCTCACTTCGTAAGCGTTGTGAATTGATATGCAAACGCTTATTAGAAAGGATATTGCAG GTTGAGGAGGGAGCTGATAATGAGACAAAAATCCGCACGCTTCCTTATGTTCTTGTTTTGCAAGCATTTTGTATTGTGGATCCTACGCTCTGCACTCCAGTAACCGACCCTTCTCAGTTTGTGGTGACACTTCAACCATACCTTAAGAATCAG GCTGACAGTAAATCAACTGCCCGGTTACTTGaaagtataatttttgtgattgATGCTGTTATTCCACTCATTCGAAAGCCACCACAAACTGTGGTAGAAGAACTTGAGCAGGACCTGAAGCAGATGATAGTTCGCCACTCTTTTTTGACGGTTGTACATGCCTGTATCAA ATGTCTTTCTGCCCTTAGCAACGCAGCAGGCAGAGGCCCGAGGTTGTTGGAGTACCTTGTTAACATTTTCTACAAGCATCTGTCTAGTTCTAGCTCTGATAGTCAG CTGCTGGGTCGATCATTGTTTTGTCTTGGCCTGCTCCTTAGATATGGTTATAAGCTGATGGTGGCATCAGAGAACCAACTTGATTTCCCAAAGATTCTTGATTTGCTTAAAAGAAGATATCTTTACAAGGAAGATTTCAGCTTAAAGGTTCGAGCTTTGCAG ACTTTGGGATACATACTTATTGCAAAGCCTGAATTTATGCTACAGACAGATATTTTGAATCTAATAGAGGCATCATTATCTTCTGGTGTCGACTATAGGATGAAG ATTCAAGGATTGCAAAACCTTTATGAGTATCTCCGTGACGCGGAAAGCCAACTCACAGCTGATAGTACTGGCAAGCCTAATGTACCCTATGCAACTAATGGTGGAAGTGAAGTGCCTGTTGCTGCTGGTGCGGGAGACACCAATATATGCGGTGGTATTATCCAGCTGTATTGGAATTCTATTCTTGAAAGGTCCCTGGATACAAACGATCAAGTTCGACAGGCTGCACTAAAG ATTGTTGAAATTGTTCTTCGCCAGGGTTTAGTTCACCCCATTACTTGTGTTCCACACCTTATAGCACTTGAAACTGACCCGGTGGAGGGGAACTCAAAATTAGCTCATCATCTGCTGATGAATATGAATGAAAA GTATCCTTCATTTTTTGAAAGCCGCCTAGGTGATGGCTTGCAAATGTCATTTAGGTTTTTCGAGGCCATAGTCAGCAACCATAACATGGTGGCAACCAACATGAAAGCAAATCCAATTGCATTTGTTAAACCTGGCATATCTAGAATATACCGTCTTATCCGTGCAAATAGAAATTCTAGAAACAAATTTGTACACTCAATAGTGCGCAAATTTGTATCAGACAACCGGAGTTACCCCACAATCGgctttcttgt ATACTGCGTTGAAGTTCTTGCGTCACTCCCCTTCACATCTCCTGACGAACCGCTTTACCTGGTCTATGATATAAATCGACTTATTCAAATTAGAGCTGGAGCAATCGAGTCTAATTTGAAGAATTGGACTACCATGGATCAGCAGCAAGATGTGGTGGGTATCCCAAGATACATTGGTGATGTTATGCATGAGCCTGGCCACACTGGTGATGTTATGCATGAGCCTGGGGACACTGGTGATGTTATGCATGAGCCTGTGGGCAACTCTGACCAGAACCTGGCAGATATTCCTCAAACGATGCTTAACAATTCGTGCAGCACGTCAGATGTGGACATGGTCAAACTTCAG GAAGATTGCCATAATGCGATAGCTCTCCAGCTCCTTCTCAAACTGAAGAGACATTTGAAAATTGTCTACAGTTTAACTGATGCTCGCTGTCAG GCATTTTCTCTGAAGGATCAACCAAAATCTGTTGAAGTAATCTCCAAGCAGAATATCCCACTTAACattaacaacaccaacaccagttTGCCGAGCTCCCTCCAGGATGCAGCGCGTGTATACCAG GATTTCAAGACATTGCTGCGAGAAGATTCCATGGACTATGTAATGTATACTGCGGAGACGGTCCAGAAGAAGCGGCCAACTCCAAGAAGTGCGTCAAAAGTTAGGAGGCCGGTGGCTCCTGTGGCTGTTAGAAGAGGCCgtggtggtcgtggtcgtggtggtGACGACGATGACGACACTGACGATGATGACTGGACTGGTGGGCCGAGGGTGCTAGAGTTTGGCGCTCAGGCAGTGACAGGTGGCCGAGTAACGAGGCAAAGGGTCCAAGTATGA